The Oreochromis niloticus isolate F11D_XX linkage group LG4, O_niloticus_UMD_NMBU, whole genome shotgun sequence DNA segment TCATAACTTACTCCAATACAAGATACACAGAAACCAGCCTGAACTCGTGTCCACACTGtgacaaaaattaaaaagcactgcaaaaagaaagtgAGTGAGGCATCAACCTGGCCTCATCAGGAATGTTAACACAGATAAAGGTGACTTCGCAAATACAGACGAGAGAAGACGAGCTACCTTTTGGCAGAAGCTGGCGACTTAGCAACAATCACAGCGTTTCGGTAGTCGGGGATCTGAGGGGGGTGAAGACACAACACTGGGGTCAGATTTACATACGGTTAAGCACACAATAGCTTACCCAATCAGAAACCAGCAACAAGCAAGAATGTCAAGCTTCTTTGTTTCTCTATGTGTTGAAGGGGAATtaattacaatatatatttatatccaAGTGTTAGCAGGTTTGCCTGGATAGATAGTTTGGAAATCCTGCATTATTTAGCAGGTGTGTACTGCAGGTTACAGATTcctaaatttaaaatacatccTAAATAATAATCCCAGTATAAAAATGGACAAATTGAAAACTGATCTGTTTAAAGAAAGTTCAAAacaagtttctttttttgtataaaGTGACCTTTGTCCATGTGCTACTTCCAGCAGAAGTGATGCTGTTTCCTTCAGGTGTGATGGTGCTCTGCAATATTAGACTGGACCTGGTGGCTTTGGACCCTGTTCCCATTTACTAAACTGAATTTTGTATGTAACAGCAGGCAGATAGCCCCTGACGTAAGCAAAATTGCCTTTCTTATATAAACACTGTAACTGCGGTGGATGCTAATGCTAAACGTGGTGCAAGTGTCAAAAAACGATGTCAGGAAAATACAGCTAATCCCTTCAGACTGGCTTTTGTTTACGAATGAAGTCAGTAAGGAAAACATGGCCATCTCGGGCACAGAAGCCCctcccacctgctgttcaaactttctgtttttgagTCAGGCCAATCAGAAGTAAGCTTAAAGGGAGAGGAGCTAAAATGACACACAGATGATGAACTAATGTAGAAAAGTATCAAAAAAGTATCaaattttttaaacttgagactagaaaacataaaaatgacaaatgatatgtgtgtgtgtcatatctGTATTGATAAACAACCTCTTCCTGGATATATTGCAGCAGAAACGGGGAGGCTCTCAAATTGTCCACTGGGATGTTGAAGAAGCCTTGAATCTCTTTCTGATGGAGGTCCATGGTGATCAGGTGGGTGAGGCCTACACAAACATGGTCATGTTAGCTTGTAATATGTCTGTGGTTTCTACAGATTATGCATTTGAAATACTACGATATGTGACATTGAATAGAAGTGTCCTGTCTTCTTCTTGAGTGCTTTAAAGGGATTCCCACAGACTCACCAGCTTTACACATCATTGAGGCAACAAGCTTGGACACGATGGAGCCCCTCTTCCTCATCTTACACTGCTTGCTGTAGGGGAAGTAGGGGAGGACGCCCGTGATGCTTTTGGCGCAGGACGTCCTGCATGCGTACACCATGATCAGCATCTCCATTATGGTGGTGTTCACGTCCCTGAAGTACAGAGAGACGAGCCGGGCGGGATTACGTGTGAGTGGCATGTTTCTGGGGAAACAtccaaataaatatttgtcttcTCTCTTACTTTGACATCGTTTGGATGACAAAGACATCTTTGCCTCGCACCGACTCTTGGATCTGTACCCGCGTTTCTATGGAAACAAAAAGCGGATGTGAGAAggaaggggagagagagagagaatgtgcgcgcacacaaacatacacgcCCCGTAACAAAGCCTACAAAAGCCTGTCAGCTCCAttaccaccaccacctccaccctCACTGTCCTAAATCGTAGACAGTAGCATTCCAAAAATGTGCCTCCCACAGAAAAACAGATTAGAAAACAAAATACTTTCTAAGCTGAGCCAAATGTCCAGCAAACACAAAGAGACGAAACAGGGAGAATCGTCCACAAACGCCAGTGTTTTTAGAGTTTGGTTACTCAAACAAGCTGAGCTGCACACAAATCAAACGAATCATGGCGTGGAATTTACATCTTACCACCTCGGCTGCTACGAAAAGCACGATTTCCCCTCCATTTCCCTGCCACACTAAATACTTTAACTTCTTCCACAATTGTGTGCCAACAGCTCCAAGCAGCAGCTACTCAAAAATAATACTTTGGAATCAATGAAACCACTGAAGCAGCAACTTCCTCTTCAAACCAGGAGTGATCATGAGGCATGAAGGACGTTTTACTTTTACTAGAATCACATTTAACCAGAACAGTCGACCCTCTACTGACCATTAGGGGGGAAAAAGCATGTTTAACACACTTTTGCTTTAGTTCCAGACCTGAGAGCTACCTCCACCTTTTATATACAGACTGGGTCTGTTCCTGATGACCAACTGATCAGTCATtttaagaaggaaaaaaaaagagtagtTGACTAAtctaaaagtaagaaaaacattcTAAAGAGAGCACAAACTAATGGGAATGAGGTTAAAGGCTGGTCATAGAAATTCCTTTTACCTTCCATTCATTGTAGGAGCTGATGAGCCAGGGCAGCAACAACTCATGAGTCACATATATCCCTAATACAGACTAAGAAAGAAACACAACCCCTCTGGACATGTTAAACCACTAAACCGTTAAATCTCCAGCCGTTACTGTTACTACAGTGTCAGTCGCAGGACATTTTAGTATTAGCTGTACCGCCTGTTCATCCCGAACTGAGAAAAAACTGGACTTAAATACTCCGAGTATAAATGGAACAAGCTACAATATTTTAAGgctgtatttgtctgtctgcAACTACTCGTGTTCTCTTAATTTGTTATGTATAAGGTGTCATTTTAATGTGTAGCAGTCCATCTCAATGTTTGTACTTcgtgttttaatttaaaaacacacaggtCTCAATGACAcgatcaggtaaaaaaaaatgcaacgtGTTTTAATATTAGATCAATATATTAGTGTAAATTGAGTAAATATGGTAATTTAAGATTGTGgaatttgcatttttaatatGCCCATGATGCACAGTGGGCGTagcttgtttctttttcttgtttttttatttatcattattattattattagaagaAGAAACTAACATAGTAAAGTAGCTACAGATTGTTATTTACAAAGAAGCAATTATATCCTAATGCTGCACTAAAAAGCTTGTAAATGGGTTTGcctgtgttttttctcttcatTGTAAGATCACTACAGACATGCTGTACAGTAGCAGCATAGACCACTGCAGGTCATCGACAGCAGTAATGCCAACAGTACAGCCCTTTGCCCTCAGATATGCAATATATCTCCCTCCATAAATTCAACGCCatgcatttatggagggaggTGCACAGGATGAGTGGTGTCACGTTCTAAACAGCCGTATTTCTCATTATGGTTCAACCCTTCTATCTGTGTTGGGAAAAACTGTTTACTGGAAACAATGGCTTACAAAGGGGAAACACAGTACAGGTGATTTATGTACAGAACTCATGGTTAGAACGAGAAGAAAATGTGTTCATAAGATGGTACACAGATTTTACTTTACTGCATCAAGGTTTCATAGAATGGGTCTACTtaccaataataataaatacaacacatAGGACAGTGTCACTGAGACTATGCCTATTGGGGGACCAACAGTAATACCTAATATTTCAAAACACCAGAGTACAGTGATACAGGTACAAGACTGACTGCAATTCATGCTGAAAACAGTGTCATATGAACTTATGCTGGCCAGGCTAAATACTGATACTGAAAACTCTCTCTTGCAACACAGGCACAACCTGATGTCATGAAGGAACGCAGAGTCTgagaaacacttttttttgtttgtcacagttttggtttttttcgtTCCCTCTGAGGAcatatgtaaaaacaaagcatttcttttttgaagcttttatattattattttggtaTGATAGGTGCTGACCGGGCTGCTGTATGTTGTAAGTTTTgtaattcatttgtttgttataaaaacaaaaaggttaAATGACATAAAAGTTGAAGCTTGGGGAATAACTTGAGTGATAGATTCAGCTTTTCTTGCTGAGCTGACAACTTGACACAGGGCCACTTTCTTTATTggttagtattattattattattattattgttacctattattcttttttatgtCTATTACTTTCTGACTTCTTTCCTTCTGTCGTGTCTCTCTGCTGCTCTGAGCGATACATTTGTAATCGCTGATCTTTTGTTTCTCGTCTTTCGTGTCATTTTTCCTGCATTTTTCCTGCACAACagttttcctcatttttctgcCTCTCTTCTTAACTGGGATGATGGTCCGAAACACTCagaacctttttattttgttgtcaaATCCTCTGAATCCATTATCAAACCCATTCCCAAACACCAGTAATGAGAGAAACTGTTTCAGTGGTGAATAATGCGAAATGCTTCGCGTTCTACTGcttagaaacatttaaaaatcagcACAGTCATGGCCCAGTGCAAGCCCATTGGACAGTTGTGATTTTCTAAGAGGAAATTCATTTGTAACAGGAACAGACTCAGTTGAAACGGTGACCCTGTGCCTAGTTCTGCTGTCTTGAAAGGGGAAATAGAAGTGTTTCAGTTTTTGCTTTAGAAAAATACTCAAGCTCAAGGATGAATTTACGCCTACACTTCTGTGGCATTTTATTAAATGTAGGAGGAGAAAACTTGACAAATACAAGCAGAAACGCTTATATAGTATGTTCCATATAAATTTGTCACtttttaaggggaaaaaaaaatattttttcaaaaacCAAAATTGTGTGACTTGCAGCTGATTAAGGAAGTTTTTGTACAAGTTCTGTACAAAAATCAAAGAATTCTGTTGCTAAACGTGTGAGATATTAAATAGAGAATGGCAGTACTAACTCTTGGGTGGGTGAGAAGGATTgaataatactaataaaaacatttttttaagtcacGACACTACATATCATACACTTTGCAACAGACTTCAAAGAACTCAAAGAACATGAAGCTTTAACTTTCAAGTTAAGGTAACATTTAACACTTAACCTGATGACAAACACAGTGAGACTCTACTAGAAATCATTTATCAGTTTGGAATTTACACCATCTCGTCTGCTTTAGTTTGGATGAGGTTTTTGTGATGGAGCCAAGACGGCACCAAAAGGCTGAAAGCTTCATGTATTTGGAATTACAGCTGCAACTAACAGCACTCCCCATAACTTATTACTCTgccatatatttttatttaggtTATTGTTGTCCATCACAAAATGTCCACTGCCCATTTTTATTTGGGTCATCTAAATGTCAAAAGCCCAGAGAGATTTTAGCttgaaaatgacattttttccAAAACAGTTGCAGATATAATTTTTGTTAATCGACAAAGCTCAACTACATATAATATTCttttttatgcagatgatacaaTAGTTTACAACTCTTCTATGACTCCATGTATCACCTTGTACTCTGCCTTTAAAGAGTTTTTCATTGGAACCTCATTATCAGCATTCATTATTCCCAGACATATTTCCACCtacaatattttcattttagctTTTTTCTAGCTGCTACAGCAAACTTTAAACTAGGAAGACacaaaattattgttttttaaagaatctTGCAAGATGTATTATTATATGAGCTTACCTCTGTTAGCTTCCTGGTACACCTGCACCTTGCCAAGCTCCACCCCTAAACGCCtgagaaagaaaatgacaaaacaagAGTAATTAAGTTTGTTTAAACttgaaacaaaaaaggaatttaaaaaaaaacacaaccaaaTATATgtataacattaaaaatgtactATTGATTTGGAAATGTAATGAAAAGCAGTGTTTACATCCTCTCTCATGCACAGTGAGCTATTTAGTGTCCACTGAACCAAGCCAAACACTGTTTGTTCTATAAACACATGCAGACTCAAATGTCCTTGTGCAGTCGAGGTTTGGACTGTGTGCATTTAAAGTAAGTTTGGAGTTTAGGAATGTTCGGTTTACACATAACATGATGAAACACTAACAAAGCAACCACACATGTTCTGTTAAAATGAGGCTACACATCCTTTatccattattattttagcGCTGCAGAAAGCTGTCTTTTGAGTCTTTCATCTCCCTTTTAATTAtaaaacttttccttttttaaaggcTTATGCAATGATGGGAGTTAAATGTATTTGATGAGCTGGTGACAGGGAAGGTGGGCAGGACAATCATCCTGTTGTTTTGGATAGGTggctaaaaacagaaaagactgCACAGAAGTACTGCACATGTAGACTCAGGCTATCAATAAACACACatgttaaaaagaagaagaatttaaAGTTCCAGATGAATGTCAAAAATTAGAAATACAAGGTCATCCttaataatcatttattttcacagaCAAAATACAGAATGATTCTTGACACTTTGGGACTCGTATATATCACAACACAATTTTTTTAACTGAAGATTCCTGGCAATTTATGCAGACTAGAAAACTGAACATGAACCTCATAAAGAACACACCTGagttaaagaaagaaacacaatGTGCCGACCTTGATCATTTTCGCTGTTTAAACACGCACTGTGAGAGGGTAAGAGGGGCATGAATAATCTGATACCAAGCTGCAGGAAACTGTCATTGTGAAACCGTTACTGTTGTTAAGTGGTTACATTTTGctgtgtaatgaatgaatgtcaAGAAGCGTAGCCACACTTTTGACTGCTGGATCTGCTCAGCCGTGTTGAAGCCTGCGGGGATGATTTAAACACAGCACATCCAAATTTAGCTTTGAGGAAGCAAGAGCAAAACATGCCTTCTTGACACATGTGCAGTACGTTCAAGAGTTTAAATGCCACTTTTTAACCATATGAGACAAAAGAAAGGAGACTGACTTTCTCCTGGAGGACGTGTATGGGCTTTGACTCTAAAATAATCCGTTTTGCTTTGCGTGTCTGAGTGCATGTCTAAGAACTTACTCTGCAATCCTCTTGCCGAGCTCACGGCTTGAGGGGTGCGAGTTGGCGGTGAAGATGACCAGGCCACCCTTGGTGTGGTTCATGTCTCTGGGGTCTCGGCCGCTGCTCTCCCCACACTCAGGCAGTGGATCCCTGGGCACCCACGCTGCACTGAGCCCTTCCTGTAACAAAAGAGAAGGGCGGTtacttcctttaaaaaaaaagaaaaaaaaaagtcctctaAAAAATGGAAGCAGGAAACAGATTTGGTTTAGTCCTTAAAGACGTACAGTCAAGATGCCACCTGTTAACCTAATGACTGCAACATCATTTAACACCTCAGTTTAAACCACTGATTATAAGCTTAACATGTAAACTCTTAATAAAATctagaaggaaaatacaaataaaaaataaacagaaaaaataatggATTAACTCCTAGATTTAAAACTAAAACCAACACCGGTTAAATTAATCACAAAGGACCGTCGCTTTACTGATGTCAAGTCCAGGAactgttttttcttctaaatGGCTCAGTGGTGACTGCCAGACTTCCCTCTTTTTAAATGATCAGGAACAGTGCTTAGTTTCAATGCATAGCGATCACCACTCCCACAATTGCTGACGTTTGACACTCACTCTGCAAACTAATGTTCACGGATTGAAACAATTTTACGGTAACAGCAACCTCCACCAATGAGAGACAGCACTGTAGGGTTTGTGGTAGAATCCTGTTTTTTCCACGATATCAtgaataaaatgcatttttgttcAAACAAAATTGGCTCTCACAAAGAATGGTGTGCTCCTGCAGAAAGCAGATACCACAGCTTCGCAATGCAAGCCCCGTTTACCCAGTCACACAAAGGTCCTTTTTCTATGCCCGTCTCACATGTGCACACTCACACTCCAGTAGATGCACTAGGAGCAACTCGGGGTtcaatatcttgcccaaggacattttgacatgcagactggaataGAGACTGGTAGACAACAATCTGCTCTACCCTCTGAACCACGGCCGCCCCCCGAGTCGTTAGCCAATGAGCAAGTGCTTTCACAGTCAGACCCATACCGTCTgcttggtttttgttgttgttttacaacCAACACTCAACTCAAGAACAGGACTTCAGAAACCAATGGCTGACATCACCGACGTTATGTCCATATTTTATACCAACTATGATCCAAATATATGTAACTCCTGCCAAGTtaaataatttcaataaaaatataccaaatatgtaaatgtacagaGTCTAGAAGACTAACATTATGGGACAAAGTAACATTTAATGATTTCAAAATTCTGGTTCCCCAAAACAcaattattaaaaaagaaaaaaaaagaaaaagacctaGTGTCACGCTCACTGGATAAAACAATCAATGGCAAACAGCCCaggagaattttttttaaatatgtggcCAATGTGGTGGCTGCGGCAGCATTTAGGACAGTATATGGTAAccatgcagttttttgtgtggaTTTTGAATTGATTTAAATTTGAGTATGAGATTACCACGTGTGGAACTGGATCAGgtggtttgtttttcattttatttgcttgtctttgtttatgttaaaatataataaatctattttctttttaaggtaagaattaaaacaataataattccTATCATTTTACTGGCAGACGCTTCAGAAATATTAGCCAATCATAAAAAAGGGAATAAGCTTTTATTATGAGGGGGCATCACTATCCAAATCTACTGAAATGCCACTTTTAGCTTCAAAATTCATACTTCTTTTCACAGTGCCTTACACGTCTGTTCTGCTGAATTAAAATATTTGCATATGTATTAGAAACAAAAAATGCCATAGTTTGGAGTATATGCAGCAGGAAAGGCTTTTAAATAGATCTGCTTGTGCATGCATATTACAACTGTAGAACAATAGAGAAAGCAAAAGACTGGGAAACAATGAAGTGTCATTAGAAGCCCAAATGTATGCGACCTTTCTattaaagatttatttaaagacaaaatactgttttgAGAGGTGCACGACGTTTAATCAGGTACCTCTATAGCATGTAATAGGTGGTATAAACGGTATAAACAGTCACGACATTAGCTTCCTCGTGTGGCTAAGCTAGTCGGATTTCACAGTGCATGATGCCATTTGTTATTCGGGAATTAATACGTTAAGAAGTCAAGCTGCGTGGTGAAACTGTGTCTGCCATGACTATTATACACAAGAAAGTAGAGGAATAATAGCCAATACAACCCCAGCTACTACCAAAATGTATAGCTGTAACATCATGATCTAGCTTTAGGCTAGCCTGTGTTACCATAAGTACTAACGCGATAGCTCAACACAAATAATCTTGGCAAGCCAAAGCTCCTGAACGCGCGAGTTGATTCTTCATGCGTCGGAAAGCAAGCCTGTCTGTACGGCAGGCAGAAAACACAaccgtatatatatatatttttttaaatccaataAATGAAGCAAAACTAACATGACTCCTCACCAGCTTGTGTGTTAGATCCGGTTACAACCTGCAACCAACAGTATTTGATTGTACGAGCCTCCGTCGGGCTCTTTCCAACCTGTTCCCCTCGCTCGAACAGACTGTGAGGTTCGGTTTTGACGGACGTATGACTCAACCAATCAAAGACTAGAAAATTCTAAAGGGTCGGCCTTAGGGTGCATTCAAGTACTctgaaaaatattattttaaaaacccGTAGACAAGACGAGTTATTGGAGACAAGCGATTTTTTATCATTAGTCGCCTTGATTGAGTTCCgacaattacatttaaaatgctGAACGGACTACATTTTTCAGCGAGGTTTATTAATATGTTGTATTTCTCCTTCATGTTTATTCGTTAAATCTTATTTCAAATTGCAAACAACTGAGGTTGGCTAATTTTCAGAATTTCCTGAAGATGTTGAACTCAACCTTTAATGCTATCATAGTGACACATGATTTTCAAAACACTGAGCAATGTCAATGGCTCAATGGTCACAAGTGTTTTAGAATGTgatttgcccccccccccccccccctttttttaggTCTTTATGATAACTATACACAGGTACAAATTACTGATGAAGTCCATATGCTCatatatttactcatatattaACCACTTTTTTCTACATAAAACTAGGTTTAAAATCCCCAATGCTTTTATCCATCACAGATCTCtgggaaacatttgttttaccAAGGTGCAAAGACTACCCACTAAAGGCCGGAGGTGTGTGCTCTTGGACCGGCCACTTGAGGGCACTCTGTTTTTATGGAAGCTTCACACGAACACTCCCAGCTCCAGCACATGTTACATGAAGTGACTTTCAAGCTTTAAATAAACGTGATTTCATGATGTAAAACAGTCCTCCTGCTGCCTAATTACAATTACTACATTTCCCCCCTATAATTTAACCCTTATTCATGTGACCCAGACATGTAGATGAGTACAGACAAATCAAATGTAGTTTGAAGATATTTATTTCAGTGGAAAAAAATCTTTGCTAAActcttgtttttctccttttttctctgcttATTGTTGTGAATGTGAATTTCACTAAAGTGTAAAGTGAAAAGTGTCAACACGTGCTCAAAGATATAACAAGAAAGACAGCATCCACTTGTCTGTGAGACAAATGGCTCATGAGTGTCCAGTTCCCTCCTGCGTGTACATATATTGAATCCACTTCTGAAAGCCTCTGCACTTAACAATAACAGGAGATATGCAAATAGAAACAGGGGGGAGGTGCTGCAGGTAAGCACTCTCTAAGTAAGCATCTATATAGCAGGCATTAGCATTAACACGCCTCTGGGGTAGTGGGGTTCTTTTGCATTGACAGAGGCATGTTTATAAATACTCTCCCGGTACCATACGGGCTACTCTTTAGAGTTCTTACATAACTCGCTGGATatgtggaggaggaagagagcagCATCCAAGTACTGCTCactgcccacacacacacacacacacacacacacacacacacacacacaatggagaAGAGAGTGAAATAAAAAACGTGGAGGAGGgtggagagggaaagaaaacatTAGATTTTGCAGTTGGAAGTCAGGGTCAAATTCTGCAGTGTGTGTTCTCTAATTGTCTTCATGACCACAGCACATGCTGCATGTGCACGAGGTTCTAAGAGTACTTACAGGCAGTTATGATTGAAAAAGGGATTATCCCAAAGATCAACAATGA contains these protein-coding regions:
- the prpsap2 gene encoding phosphoribosyl pyrophosphate synthase-associated protein 2, with translation MNHTKGGLVIFTANSHPSSRELGKRIAERLGVELGKVQVYQEANRETRVQIQESVRGKDVFVIQTMSKDVNTTIMEMLIMVYACRTSCAKSITGVLPYFPYSKQCKMRKRGSIVSKLVASMMCKAGLTHLITMDLHQKEIQGFFNIPVDNLRASPFLLQYIQEEIPDYRNAVIVAKSPASAKRAQSFAERLRLGIAVIHGEAQDAESDQVDGRHSPPTVKTTGAIHPSMEIPLLIPKEKPPITVVGDVGGRIAIIVDDIIDDVDSFVAAAETLKERGAYKIFVMATHGLLSSEAPRFIEESAIDEVVVTNTIPHELQKLQCPKIKTVDISMILSEAIRRIHNGESMSYLFRNIGVDD